One Aneurinibacillus migulanus genomic region harbors:
- a CDS encoding PD-(D/E)XK nuclease family protein: MPYQTKPYPEWSWSLSRDQMFHACKRQYFYHYYASHGGWLLSAPPDAQTTYRLKKLTNLYLVLGDAVHTAAQKLITLREQNRTYPTKEQIVTYIRGALNTAYQDSKKKAEWWGYPKQYTMLHEMYYGGELPRERVEAVGNRIAVCAEHLLMSESWREIRDADNITILEVEKLNDFIVNDKKIYVKLDALYRRGDGTYVIADWKTGKVAEKNEEQLRLYALYLHEYYGVPLTHIEVRTEYLLDGFCMRSVLTEEDVDIIRHKISASVRSMESYLDDTYYNRPLPIERFAGAGETSVCGMCNFRQVCTEKQ, translated from the coding sequence ATGCCCTATCAGACTAAGCCATATCCCGAATGGTCGTGGTCTCTATCACGCGACCAAATGTTTCATGCTTGCAAGCGTCAATATTTTTACCATTATTACGCTTCACACGGCGGATGGCTTCTGAGCGCGCCACCGGACGCACAAACGACGTACCGTCTAAAAAAACTGACCAATCTTTATCTGGTTTTGGGCGACGCGGTACATACGGCCGCGCAAAAGCTGATTACTCTGCGTGAACAAAATAGGACATATCCGACAAAAGAACAAATCGTTACATACATACGCGGCGCATTGAATACTGCCTATCAGGATTCCAAAAAAAAGGCGGAGTGGTGGGGATATCCTAAACAATATACAATGCTTCATGAAATGTATTATGGGGGAGAACTGCCACGCGAGCGCGTGGAAGCTGTAGGCAACCGTATTGCGGTATGCGCGGAACATTTATTGATGAGCGAGAGCTGGCGTGAGATTCGCGATGCAGACAACATTACGATTCTTGAAGTCGAGAAGTTAAACGACTTTATCGTTAACGATAAAAAAATTTATGTCAAACTGGATGCATTGTACCGGCGCGGCGATGGAACATACGTTATCGCTGACTGGAAGACAGGAAAAGTGGCGGAGAAAAACGAAGAACAATTGCGGCTTTACGCCTTGTATCTCCATGAATACTATGGGGTACCTCTTACTCACATCGAAGTACGGACCGAATATTTGCTGGACGGATTTTGTATGCGCAGCGTTCTGACCGAAGAAGATGTGGACATTATTCGACATAAAATTTCTGCTAGTGTGCGAAGCATGGAAAGCTATCTGGATGACACATATTATAATCGGCCGCTTCCAATAGAACGATTCGCTGGAGCAGGGGAGACAAGTGTATGTGGAATGTGCAATTTCCGCCAGGTCTGCACAGAGAAGCAATAG